From one Mytilus galloprovincialis chromosome 13, xbMytGall1.hap1.1, whole genome shotgun sequence genomic stretch:
- the LOC143057159 gene encoding acetylcholine receptor subunit beta-type lev-1-like has translation MKQILYFFCILPIFIHAQTITDVQRLYKDLLTNYTKEVMPTPSTETMDIRIGIFIVSINYFREVEESLSLTGSFILLWHDPRLKWNPSSYSNISLLILDPMNIWLPPLVIINRVDKFESIGDGKKFYITVWSSGFVVNSPGDVLDVKCITDLSKFPFDRQTCTLHFIPYGIPMPYISFRPLYKDDQCQFDYYTPNSDWTLEECSQIIDNATDHSNLYVIVQIKRQSLYYTIMVVFPTFLFGFLNPLVFIVPVETGERIGLAITLLLSYAIFLTLASASVPATSNPMCALLIVMIIIITVSGIILYGTTLTIKYHYKKKTDDIWSPLKGFARRAMKRKCCSAENVPVTQDEVVYALDSLFFYGSYVMMILIGFGYFLYVLV, from the coding sequence ATGAAGCAGATTTTATATTTCTTCTGTATTCTGCCAATCTTTATTCATGCTCAAACAATTACAGATGTTCAGCGACTATACAAAGATCTCTTAACGAATtatacaaaagaagtgatgcctACACCATCTACAGAGACAATGGACATACGAATTGGAatttttattgtatctatcaactATTTCAGAGAGGTAGAAGAAAGCCTATCATTAACCGGAAGCTTTATTCTCCTTTGGCATGATCCACGCCTGAAGTGGAATCCttcatcatatagtaatataagTTTGTTAATACTTGATCCAATGAACATATGGTTGCCCCCGTTAGTGATCATTAATCGAGTTGATAAATTTGAATCTATTGGTGATGGGAAAAAATTCTATATAACTGTATGGAGTAGTGGATTTGTTGTCAATTCCCCTGGGGACGTATTGGATGTCAAATGCATCACAGATTTATCTAAATTTCCATTCGATAGACAGACATGCACACTTCATTTTATCCCATATGGAATACCAATGCCTTATATTTCATTTAGGCCCCTATACAAAGATGATCAATGTCAATTTGACTACTATACTCCGAATTCAGATTGGACATTGGAAGAGTGCTCCCAAATAATAGACAATGCTACCGATCATAGCAATCTTTACGTCATAGTTCAAATCAAACGCCAATCACTTTATTATACAATAATGGTAGTGTTTCCCACATTTCTGTTTGGATTTTTGAACCCATTGGTGTTCATAGTTCCAGTTGAAACAGGAGAACGTATAGGCCTTGCCATCACACTGTTGTTGTCTTATGCTATTTTTCTTACTCTTGCGTCTGCCTCCGTACCCGCTACCTCGAATCCGATGTGCGCTTTACTTATTGTTATGATTATAATTATAACTGTAAGTGGAATTATTCTGTACGGTACAACCTTAACTATCAAATaccattataaaaagaaaactgatGATATTTGGTCACCATTGAAAGGTTTTGCAAGACGGGCAATGAAAAGGAAGTGCTGCTCCGCGGAAAATGTACCAGTTACCCAGGACGAGGTAGTTTATGCATTGGATTCATTGTTCTTTTATGGATCGTATGTGATGATGATACTTATTGGGTTTGGATATTTCTTATATGTGTTAGTctga